TCGGCCGGCTGCTCCCGCCGATCGGTGCCCAACCGTTTGAGCCACGCCCGGTACCAGCCGGACCACCACCAGTCGGCAGCCCGTGTTTCAGGGGAATGCTGTTCGTCGGGCGTGGCGCGGCCGACGTCGAACGCGCGTCGGCGTGCCCTTGCGAGTCGGCCCACGATGTGCACGGGGATGCGCTTCATGGTGTTACTCCCTTCGGAAGGTGAAAGCCGGGGGCGGTGTTGCATGGGCGGGAACATCCCGCCCCACTGGCCGTGTCATTCAGGCAGCGCCGCCCCCGGTTAAACCGTCGCCGCTGCTTTCGAAGCGGCGACGGACGCATCAGTGATCGGGTCTCGCGTGGAGCCCGTGCGTGGTCAGAGCCCGCCCATGAGCCAGGCCGCGACGCGAAAGCCGACGGCGAGGCCGATGCCGATGTTCATCGCCAGGCCGGTGGCCATGAGTCCGATGAACATCGCGTCGCCGAAGCGGCGCGGATCCAGCGGCCGTCTGATTGGTTGTTGAAAGCCGGGGAAGACCGCGGCGGGCCGGGGCGGTGCGTCGTTCGTGTCGATGGTCGTGCGTCGGATCATGGAAACCTCCCTCAAGGTTGGTGGATGGATGGCAAGGATCAGGCGACCTGGTCGATCGACCCTTCGCGGTTCCAGTGCGACCGGCGGGTCTGTCCGATCCGGGCCAGCAGGTCGCGTTCGAAGGCATCGCGGTGGGTGACCGGGTTGCGCCAGATCGTCTGCAAGCCGATGGCGATGATGCCGATGTTGTGGCTGTCGACTTCCGGCAGCTGAATCTCGACGTCGGCCCGGCCGGTGGCAGGATCGAGCACCGCCACGCCACGCTCGCGACCAGGGACCTGGACGCCGGACCGAATGAACGGATGCAGGGCGAAGCCGGCGGCTTCTAACTGGTCCGCCAGGCTGCTGAGCAGCGCCCGGACCTGTTCGAGCACGCGTTGCTCGGCGCGGCGCGTCGCCTCCGCTTCGCGTCGCCGGTGTTCGGCTTCCTCGGCTTCGCGTTCGCGTTCGACCTGGTCGATGGCCACGTTGATGCGCCCTTCGAGTTGGGCCCGGGGGCTGAGACTGTCGGCGGTGACGGGCTTCGAGTGCTGTGCGTTGATCATGAGGATCTCCCTGGAACAGGTGACTTGATGAAAAAACCCAGCCGCCACCCACGCGGCGCGTGGGTGGCAAGCTGGGCCTTCCGGGGGCAATGAATGAAAACCACCGGCGTGGCGGAATGGAACGCCACGCCGGCGGTGAGGACAAACAAAACAGCCGCCGACGCATGGAGCGCCGACGACTGCTTCCGGGGGTAAGTGAAAAACCGCGACGAGAGGCATGGAGCCTTCCCGCCGCGGCTTCCGGGGGCAGCGTAGAAATGCGACGCGCGACAGCTGGACGTGCCGCGCGTCGCGGGGGAGTGGAGGCTGGAGAGACCGCCGACGGTCAGCCGATCTGACGCAGCAGCGCCAGCGCGTCGGCCATGTCGGGATCGATGTAGATCTCCGTCGTCTTGAGCGTGCCGTGTCCAAGCAGCTTCTGCGCGGCGAGCTCGCCGGCCCGGCCGTGTTCGCGGGCCATCATCGTCGCGAAGTTGTGGCGCAGCTGCCCCGGCGTGAAGCGTTGCTGCTTTCGCCAGGTGAGCAGCTCGGCCCAGCGTTTCACACCCAGTCGCTTGCGCCACTCGGCGCGGCGTTCCCAACGCATCATCTTCTTGCGGCCGGTGGCGAGCACCTGCCGCCGCGCCAGCTTCGCCGGCGGTTGATGCATCGCATCGCAGGCCCGTTCGACCTGGTCGCGATAGAGTTCGCCGCTCGTCCATCGCCACAGCGTGTCGGGCGCTGCCATCCCGGGCAACGTCGATGCATCGATCCGCCGGATCCAGTCCTTGACGATGCGCTGCGCAATCGGCCCGAGGAAGATCTGCCGGAGCTTGCCGTGATGTTGTGTCTTGTGCTCCGCCGGCTGATAGATCATCCAGTCGTCCAGCTCGTGCAGCTCCGAGCGTCGCATCTCCGCCAGCTCGCTCGTCCGCATGCCGGTATGCAGGTGCAGGTCGATCATCGTCGCCAGTTCGAACGCCTCGGCCGTGGCCTGCTCCGCCAGGTGCGCTTGCAGCCCGGTGAGCAGGTGCTCCGGTGCGGAGCTGACCGGCTTGCGATCGGGCGCGGTCGTGCGTCCCTGTTTCAGCGGCTCGACCAGCTTCAGGTCGGCCACCGTCTCGGCCGACAACCAGCGGCGCGGCGGCTTCGCCGCCCAGGCGAAGATGCGGCGGATCCGATGCAGCCGCTTGTTGATTTCCTTGCGAGCCAGGCCGCTCGCTTCCATCCAGTCGCGGCAGACGTAGAGCAGCTCGGCGCAGAAGTCCGCCGGCTGCAGCTCCGCGATCTGCGGTGGTCGCTCGGTCTCCGGCAGCTGGCCCGACTCGACCAGCGCCAACGTCTCCGGATCCGTCGAGGCCAGCCGCAGCGACTTCGCCGCCTGGCGTTGCTGATCCGCTTCGCGGGTCGATCGACGTCCCCCGTCGCGGGTTTCCTTCTGGTAGTACTCGTCCGCTTCGGCGAAGTAGCGGTCGAGCATCGCGTCGATGGTGGGTGGCGCCTGGGTCCGTCGTTGCCATCGGCGCGGTGCAGGTTGGGCAGGGATGCTGCTCAAGATCGGTCACTCCCCCCGGGGTGGTCGCCCCGGTGTTCGGTTGGGCCTCCGATGCTCGTGTTGTCCGTTCGTCCGTGTACATCCCTGAATCGGCTCAAAAAGTCCGCACGCACAGCCGCCTAACAGAAGCCAGGCCTCTCGCGAGGATGAGGGGTGGCGACCGTGCGTACGGAACCTTGGCGACTTGCGTCGCGTCGGCGTTGGGTTGTGTGTCAGGTTGCGGGTGATGGTCCGCGCCCTGACTTCTGTTGGAAACCAGCATGCGCGAAGATTTCGCCCGGGTCAACTGAAAAGTTGGCGACGGGAGGCCTGCGAGGGGTTTTCCACAAACCGTCAATCGGGGATTGTTAGGAAGTCGCAGCCG
The Phycisphaerales bacterium AB-hyl4 genome window above contains:
- a CDS encoding tyrosine-type recombinase/integrase, with the translated sequence MSSIPAQPAPRRWQRRTQAPPTIDAMLDRYFAEADEYYQKETRDGGRRSTREADQQRQAAKSLRLASTDPETLALVESGQLPETERPPQIAELQPADFCAELLYVCRDWMEASGLARKEINKRLHRIRRIFAWAAKPPRRWLSAETVADLKLVEPLKQGRTTAPDRKPVSSAPEHLLTGLQAHLAEQATAEAFELATMIDLHLHTGMRTSELAEMRRSELHELDDWMIYQPAEHKTQHHGKLRQIFLGPIAQRIVKDWIRRIDASTLPGMAAPDTLWRWTSGELYRDQVERACDAMHQPPAKLARRQVLATGRKKMMRWERRAEWRKRLGVKRWAELLTWRKQQRFTPGQLRHNFATMMAREHGRAGELAAQKLLGHGTLKTTEIYIDPDMADALALLRQIG